From the bacterium genome, the window TGTGATGAACGCGGACGACGGCGGGCTCCAGCGGAGTTCCCACTTTGAAACGGATCGTGACGAGCGCACGGCCGGCCAGGGAGCGGCTATAGAGGTACTCGACGTCCGGGATTCCCCAGAGGATTTTTTCCACCGGCGTGGTCACACGCTCCTCGACCTCGCGCGGCGCCGCCCCGGGGAAGGGGATGATCACGTCCACCATGGGGACGACGATCTGAGGCTCTTCCTCCCGGGGCGTCAATGCGACGGCCAGGAATCCCAAGAGGAGCGAGGCCAGAACGACGAGGAGCGTCAGCTTCGATTCGGCGAAGAAGGCCGCGAGACGGCCGGAGGGTCCGAGTCGGACGGCGCGTCCCATCAGAGGTCCCCCCTTTGGAAATCATACTCGGCCGAGGCCTGCGCGGCGGCGAGATGGCCGTCCACGAGTTGGAGACGCATCTCCACCCAGTTCTGGACGGCCTGGGCGTAGTCCATCAGGGGGAGCGTCCCTTCCTGATACCGCTGCGCCGCGACGTTGAGTCCTTCGTCCGCCGTCTTCGACGCGTTCGAGAGCGTGCGGTAGGCGGCCACTGCCGACGAAAGGCCCTCCCGGGCGTTCTCGAGGTCGGCAACTCCTTGAAGCTCCGCGCCGCGATGGAGTTCCTCGGCCCGGCGGGCCTCCGCCTTGGCCCTGCGGATATCGCCGTGGCGCCCCCAATCGAAGACCGACCAATCCAGCCGGAATCCCGCCTCGTAGGAGGTCTCCGAGTCCTGAAAGTTCCCCGTGAAGAGGTTATAGGCCCCAAAGGCGCGGATCTCCGGCCCCCAGCGCCGGAGGGCGGCGTCCTTGTTCGCTCGGGCGGCCTCCTTCCCAGAAGCCGAGGCCCGGATGTCCTCGCGCGCCCCGCGGGGTCCCAAATCCCTGCGGGGCTCGGGGGCGCGGACGGCCGGCAGGGGATCGGAGAGCACGAGCGGCGTACGGGGGTCCTGTCCCATGAGGGCGTTCAAATCACGGAGGGCTTTCTTTCTTTCGCCGTCCGACCTCGTGAGCATCGCCTCCAAGCTCAGCCGCACCGAGCGCGCCACGAGATGGCTCGTGGTCGAGGCCGAGGTCTTGGCCTCCGCGAGCTCGTAGGAGGATTCGAGTCTCCGCAAACGGCCGATGCCATCGTTCAGCGCTGCCATCTGACGCGAGAGG encodes:
- a CDS encoding TolC family protein gives rise to the protein MKTFVAAVLLLSCSAAASAETLSLKEAQRRAGGESPTALAGEAAADAARAGVDGANAQFLPQLNISETYLRTDDPVAVFGGKLQQGKFGAADFALPSLNNPSPINHWITRFEVNQPIFRSGSDWAKRRAAVEMFHARTHLTAFEKTGAKLAATRLYYAAAALSRQMAALNDGIGRLRRLESSYELAEAKTSASTTSHLVARSVRLSLEAMLTRSDGERKKALRDLNALMGQDPRTPLVLSDPLPAVRAPEPRRDLGPRGAREDIRASASGKEAARANKDAALRRWGPEIRAFGAYNLFTGNFQDSETSYEAGFRLDWSVFDWGRHGDIRRAKAEARRAEELHRGAELQGVADLENAREGLSSAVAAYRTLSNASKTADEGLNVAAQRYQEGTLPLMDYAQAVQNWVEMRLQLVDGHLAAAQASAEYDFQRGDL